One region of Mycobacterium riyadhense genomic DNA includes:
- a CDS encoding acetyl/propionyl/methylcrotonyl-CoA carboxylase subunit alpha, translating into MGSHASSRIAKVLVANRGEIAVRVIRAARDAGLPSVAVYAEPDAEAPHVTLADEAFALGGQTSAESYLDFAKILDAAAKSGANAIHPGYGFLAENADFAQAVIDAGLIWIGPSPQSIRDLGDKVTARHIAARAQAPLVPGTPDPVKDADEVVAFAKEYGVPIAIKAAFGGGGKGMKVARTIEEIPELYESAVREATAAFGRGECFVERYLDKPRHVEAQVIADQHGNVVVAGTRDCSLQRRFQKLVEEAPAPYLTDAQRKEIHESAKRICKEAHYHGAGTVEYLVGQDGLISFLEVNTRLQVEHPVTEETAGIDLVLQQFKIANGEKLDLTEDPTPRGHAIEFRINGEDAGRGFLPAPGPVTKFHPPSGPGVRVDSGVETGSVIGGQFDSMLAKLIVHGADRAEALARARRALDEFQVEGLATVIPFHRAVVSDPAFIGDDDGFSVHTRWIETEWNNTVEPFAGGEPIDEEDARPRQKVVVEIDGRRVEVSLPADLALSNGSGAESAGVIRRKPKPRKRGAHTGAAASGDAVTAPMQGTVVKVAVEEGQEVVAGDLVVVLEAMKMENPVTAHKDGTITGLAVEAGAAITQGTVLAEIK; encoded by the coding sequence GTGGGTAGTCACGCCAGCTCGAGGATCGCTAAGGTTTTGGTCGCCAATCGCGGCGAGATCGCGGTCCGCGTGATCCGAGCCGCCCGCGACGCCGGTCTGCCCAGTGTGGCGGTGTATGCCGAACCCGATGCCGAGGCCCCGCACGTCACCCTGGCCGACGAAGCCTTTGCGCTGGGCGGTCAAACCTCGGCCGAGTCCTACCTGGACTTCGCAAAGATCCTCGACGCGGCGGCGAAGTCCGGCGCCAACGCCATCCACCCCGGCTATGGCTTCCTGGCTGAGAACGCGGACTTCGCCCAGGCCGTCATCGACGCCGGCTTGATCTGGATAGGCCCCAGCCCGCAGTCGATCCGCGACCTCGGTGACAAGGTGACCGCACGCCATATCGCCGCACGTGCGCAGGCCCCGCTGGTCCCCGGCACACCCGACCCGGTCAAAGACGCCGACGAGGTGGTGGCGTTCGCCAAGGAGTACGGCGTGCCGATCGCGATCAAGGCCGCATTCGGCGGCGGCGGCAAGGGCATGAAGGTGGCCCGCACCATCGAAGAGATTCCCGAGCTGTATGAGTCAGCGGTACGGGAAGCGACGGCCGCGTTCGGGCGCGGCGAATGCTTCGTCGAGCGCTACCTGGACAAGCCCCGCCACGTCGAGGCACAAGTGATCGCCGACCAGCACGGCAACGTCGTCGTCGCCGGCACCCGGGACTGCTCACTGCAGCGCCGGTTCCAGAAACTGGTCGAAGAGGCGCCGGCACCGTACCTGACGGACGCGCAGCGCAAGGAGATTCACGAATCCGCCAAGCGGATCTGCAAAGAGGCGCACTACCACGGCGCCGGAACCGTTGAATACCTGGTCGGCCAGGACGGCCTGATCTCCTTCCTGGAAGTCAACACCCGCCTGCAGGTGGAACACCCGGTCACCGAGGAAACCGCGGGCATCGACCTGGTCCTGCAGCAGTTCAAGATCGCCAACGGCGAGAAGCTGGATCTGACCGAGGATCCCACGCCCCGCGGACATGCCATCGAGTTCCGGATCAACGGCGAGGACGCCGGCCGCGGCTTCCTGCCTGCGCCGGGGCCGGTGACGAAGTTCCACCCGCCCAGCGGCCCGGGTGTGCGGGTGGACTCCGGTGTCGAAACGGGCTCGGTGATCGGTGGCCAGTTCGACTCGATGCTGGCCAAGCTCATCGTGCACGGCGCCGACCGCGCCGAGGCGCTGGCCCGGGCCCGTCGCGCGCTGGACGAGTTCCAGGTCGAAGGCCTGGCCACCGTTATCCCATTCCACCGCGCGGTGGTGTCCGATCCGGCCTTCATCGGCGACGACGACGGCTTCTCGGTGCACACCCGCTGGATCGAGACCGAGTGGAACAACACCGTCGAACCGTTCGCCGGCGGCGAACCAATCGACGAAGAGGACGCCCGGCCCCGGCAGAAGGTGGTCGTCGAAATCGATGGTCGCCGGGTCGAGGTCTCGCTGCCCGCCGATCTGGCGCTGTCGAACGGCTCCGGCGCCGAGTCGGCCGGTGTTATTCGGCGCAAGCCCAAGCCCCGCAAGCGTGGTGCGCACACCGGCGCTGCAGCCTCCGGCGACGCTGTTACCGCGCCCATGCAGGGCACCGTGGTCAAAGTCGCGGTCGAAGAGGGACAGGAGGTCGTGGCCGGCGACCTGGTCGTGGTCCTTGAGGCGATGAAGATGGAGAACCCGGTCACCGCGCACAAGGACGGCACGATCACCGGACTGGCGGTCGAGGCCGGCGCAGCGATCACCCAGGGCACGGTGCTCGCCGAGATCAAATAG